Proteins encoded within one genomic window of Mya arenaria isolate MELC-2E11 chromosome 13, ASM2691426v1:
- the LOC128215057 gene encoding 5-hydroxytryptamine receptor 6-like encodes MTDILLSRNISVFANSTNTPLPRILDDIYGLNESNEQRHFGENQVLPGSIVTGVVLFFIAALTITGNIMVFAAVIFNKKLRSVSNLFIMSLSMADLLLGTVVMIPATLNEIFGRWILASGFCVVWAGFDVMLCSASVLNVCLISLDRYIAVMSPLRYKVIVTHRRAFAMIAVAWAIAICASFIPLGTGIHNPDLPTLTNLTFLTETPQCLFIPSLTFVLIASTVTILLPIIVAFGLYYRVSKEAKRQACFIGVLIAPSNMLLGAKVANKHIREPFTRKATITLGIIVGAYVVTWAPFLITNILEALCTCVHAKLFSAFVWLGYCNSLINPIIYPFFIRDFRNVYLTALFNVCPCLTFLQKYKRDRVFFQNSMEFVKRSSGPTENEI; translated from the coding sequence ATGACGGATATATTATTGTCTCGGAACATATCAGTATTTGCCAACAGTACTAACACTCCTCTACCACGGATCTTAGATGATATCTACGGATTAAATGAATCAAACGAGCAACGGCATTTTGGTGAAAATCAGGTGTTGCCAGGAAGTATCGTTACAGGTGTTGTATTATTCTTTATAGCTGCCCTAACAATCACCGGAAATATAATGGTATTCGCCGCTGTGATATTCAATAAGAAACTACGGTCAGtttcaaacttatttattatgtcTCTAAGTATGGCCGATTTATTGCTAGGAACTGTGGTTATGATTCCTGCAAcacttaatgaaatatttggaCGCTGGATACTGGCAAGTGGATTTTGTGTTGTCTGGGCGGGCTTTGATGTCATGCTCTGTAGTGCGTCTGTGTTGAACGTGTGCCTGATAAGCCTTGATAGATACATTGCTGTGATGTCACCTCTACGTTACAAGGTCATCGTAACCCACCGACGGGCATTTGCTATGATAGCTGTTGCTTGGGCAATAGCGATTTGTGCGTCTTTCATTCCCCTGGGGACAGGTATCCACAATCCTGATTTACCAACACTTACTAACCTAACCTTCCTAACGGAAACACCTCAATGTCTTTTCATTCCAAGTTTAACATTTGTGCTGATAGCGTCAACTGTGACTATATTGCTGCCGATAATTGTTGCATTCGGACTATATTACCGGGTATCTAAGGAAGCAAAACGACAAGCATGTTTCATAGGAGTCCTTATTGCACCGAGCAACATGCTCCTAGGAGCAAAAGTAGCAAACAAACACATCAGAGAACCATTCACCAGAAAAGCTACAATAACACTCGGAATAATTGTGGGTGCATATGTTGTGACATGGGCTCcatttttgataacaaatatattagAAGCCTTATGTACTTGCGTTCATGCCAAACTGTTTAGTGCTTTTGTGTGGCTAGGATACTGTAACAGCCTCATAAACCCCATCATTTACCCTTTCTTTATACGTGACTTTCGGAACGTTTATTTAACAGCGTTATTTAATGTATGCCCGTGTTtgacatttcttcaaaaatacaaacGTGACAGAGTTTTTTTCCAGAACTCGATGGAGTTCGTAAAGCGTTCGTCGGGACCCACGgagaatgaaatataa